In Candidatus Bathyarchaeia archaeon, a genomic segment contains:
- a CDS encoding MEDS domain-containing protein has product MILVIIKEPLSYFRPYKTYFLAIYSFFNAFPISQLVLIFYPNEDLIRLTTQSFAAAAAIIATLWGLLVTKLYFYPEKFSLRSALANPRKPIHLAFLLYLVPMVFLVILTIVDAPSIDPRANRQAFYVLDNTTYRAVGLGSFLLTIAAIVISSFTLYSFVVLSRLRSQLRDREVRGALRVIARCFAAVSALLLFGYASASFGYSLLGVVHFACVILLLAAVTAFKRPTFLRAFLGLVPSLGPNPGVMRGDQIVLIYEKNEAKMTPIARFVNEGVNQQDRVLYFHSNDEGAARDELSRNGVDVKHNLTKGNLRLPSLDSLYQGENLLDEEAAIAQCQELAIETRALGKNGLRIVIDYGDRIKRPLQKFVNHIADPRWATPDHYAQVMMTFVESAFENEQSTLSLLKSKLPVIDLTESSDVFSRTVGLSHDEIAGRKILLEYDPLSGYEKILKSLATEAASNFERVILFTRKDSPIHSTMEDEPGLKMFVLTSRVSYPKEESENVVLIPAFDSSLILDSMNKTIEAYASTPFTMIFDNVSHQIFTLGTERAHSFVRQALELMASNRITGVFLLNYPAHDMKAVSMFENLFDLELISRQGTRIPEVRRKLTLSA; this is encoded by the coding sequence ATGATTCTCGTTATCATCAAAGAGCCTCTTTCTTACTTCCGACCCTACAAGACCTACTTCCTAGCTATCTACTCCTTCTTCAACGCATTTCCCATTTCACAACTAGTGTTGATATTTTACCCCAACGAAGATCTGATTAGACTTACCACTCAATCTTTCGCGGCCGCCGCAGCCATCATCGCCACATTATGGGGATTATTGGTAACCAAGCTATACTTCTATCCTGAGAAATTCTCTCTGCGTTCGGCACTTGCCAACCCTCGAAAGCCAATACATCTTGCTTTCCTTCTCTACCTTGTTCCGATGGTCTTCTTGGTCATACTGACAATTGTAGATGCCCCATCTATAGATCCGAGGGCTAACCGTCAAGCATTCTATGTGCTTGACAACACGACCTATCGAGCGGTCGGTCTGGGTTCTTTCCTACTGACCATCGCCGCGATCGTAATTTCGTCCTTCACTCTCTACTCATTCGTTGTCCTATCTCGACTTAGATCGCAACTGAGGGACCGCGAGGTTAGAGGTGCGTTGAGGGTAATCGCGAGATGTTTCGCAGCGGTCTCAGCATTGTTGCTGTTTGGATACGCCTCTGCGAGTTTTGGGTACAGCTTGCTAGGCGTAGTGCATTTTGCCTGCGTTATTCTTCTTCTCGCAGCAGTAACAGCCTTCAAGAGACCGACTTTCTTGCGAGCATTCCTCGGACTAGTCCCCTCCTTAGGACCAAACCCAGGTGTGATGAGAGGTGACCAAATCGTCCTAATCTACGAAAAAAACGAGGCGAAAATGACCCCCATAGCACGGTTTGTTAACGAGGGGGTCAACCAGCAAGACCGAGTCCTCTACTTTCACTCCAATGACGAGGGAGCAGCACGGGATGAGCTATCAAGAAACGGGGTCGATGTAAAGCACAACCTGACCAAAGGAAACCTCCGATTGCCGTCTCTTGACAGCCTTTACCAAGGCGAAAACCTTCTCGATGAAGAAGCAGCAATCGCGCAATGCCAAGAACTGGCGATTGAGACTAGAGCTTTGGGCAAGAATGGGCTAAGGATAGTCATAGACTACGGCGACAGAATCAAACGTCCGCTACAGAAGTTCGTAAACCACATCGCAGACCCCAGATGGGCTACTCCAGACCATTATGCTCAAGTGATGATGACCTTTGTCGAGAGTGCCTTCGAGAATGAGCAGTCAACCCTAAGCCTCTTGAAATCGAAGCTACCCGTCATTGACCTGACTGAGTCGAGCGACGTATTCTCTCGCACGGTTGGACTGTCTCATGACGAAATCGCTGGACGGAAAATCCTACTAGAATACGACCCGCTCTCTGGCTACGAGAAAATACTCAAATCGTTGGCCACCGAAGCCGCGTCCAATTTCGAGCGCGTAATTCTATTCACGAGAAAGGATAGCCCGATTCATTCAACTATGGAAGATGAACCAGGACTGAAGATGTTCGTGCTAACCTCTAGGGTGTCGTATCCGAAGGAGGAGAGCGAAAACGTGGTTCTCATACCGGCTTTCGACAGCTCACTTATTCTCGACTCGATGAACAAGACGATCGAAGCCTACGCCTCAACACCCTTCACCATGATCTTCGATAATGTCTCGCACCAGATCTTTACACTTGGAACCGAGAGAGCACATTCATTTGTTCGCCAAGCCCTAGAGCTAATGGCCTCAAACAGGATTACAGGAGTCTTTCTGCTAAACTACCCAGCACACGACATGAAGGCCGTGTCGATGTTCGAGAATCTCTTCGACCTAGAGTTGATTTCGAGACAGGGTACTCGAATCCCCGAAGTCAGACGGAAG
- a CDS encoding TFIIB-type zinc ribbon-containing protein, with translation MSRRKTRPRDEVGHYVCPNCGSPSLVRDAETGEVICTNCGFVLSDPAEQYAAPVPRRTEEGLLESQSGPPGRFSAFDKNLSTIISRAQASNRSLSADERLQLWRLRRTQLRASAGSSTARNLSRAMSQLRGLAGRLNLPEVVTERAALMYRRALNKGLVRGRPINGMVAASTYAACRLTDVPRSLSEIAKASGMSRKLLAHYYRALVRSLDVTMAIEDPLKRVSKIASRAGADSQTEMLAGKILREAIRLRVNVGKDPDGLAAAALDLAARIRGSMVMQRDLAKAAGVSEVTIRSRMRDLKAAAKSLGLPDVA, from the coding sequence ATGAGCCGGAGGAAGACACGACCCCGAGACGAAGTCGGACACTACGTCTGTCCCAATTGCGGCAGTCCGAGCCTCGTCCGAGATGCCGAGACGGGCGAGGTTATTTGCACCAACTGCGGTTTCGTCCTATCCGACCCCGCAGAACAGTATGCGGCGCCGGTTCCTAGGAGAACCGAGGAGGGACTCCTTGAAAGCCAGTCAGGACCACCAGGAAGATTCTCAGCTTTTGACAAGAACCTCTCCACGATCATTTCCAGAGCACAAGCCTCCAACCGATCGCTCAGCGCAGACGAGAGACTCCAGCTCTGGCGACTCCGAAGGACACAGCTCCGCGCGTCCGCCGGATCGTCAACTGCGCGAAACCTGTCCAGGGCGATGAGTCAGCTCCGGGGACTAGCCGGACGACTGAACCTTCCGGAAGTAGTCACCGAGCGTGCAGCGCTGATGTACAGGAGAGCGCTCAACAAAGGCCTCGTCAGAGGCCGACCGATAAACGGAATGGTCGCAGCCTCGACCTACGCAGCCTGTCGATTGACCGACGTCCCTCGCTCTTTGAGCGAGATCGCAAAAGCATCAGGAATGAGCAGAAAACTCCTAGCCCACTATTACAGAGCTTTAGTCCGGTCTCTCGACGTGACCATGGCTATTGAAGACCCATTGAAACGGGTCTCGAAAATAGCGTCTCGTGCAGGGGCAGACTCTCAAACAGAAATGTTGGCAGGAAAGATTCTCCGAGAGGCAATCCGACTGAGAGTGAACGTCGGCAAAGACCCTGACGGATTGGCGGCAGCAGCACTTGACCTTGCTGCTAGAATACGCGGTTCGATGGTGATGCAGAGAGACCTTGCAAAAGCGGCAGGGGTCTCAGAAGTGACCATTAGAAGCAGAATGAGAGACCTGAAAGCGGCAGCGAAGTCTCTCGGTCTCCCAGATGTTGCCTAA
- the solA gene encoding N-methyl-L-tryptophan oxidase, producing MQLETDVCIVGGGVMGAATAYAISRITKDRILLLDRYGVGNDYCSSNDVNRVFRYAYGNDQYYTKMAVESLRLWNDLEKETGHELLIPTGLLMLEGNDEQANKFDESSFRMLTKQGLGAHIYEGPELKRHFPQFQAERAIFDPHGGVLLASKSLETFTSEAVSHGVKILEKRVTMFRDKSGLEIETSEGQTIRAKKLVVTVGPWTRSFLRDELTGVTPTRQQLIYLKPFRGLERFRPSSCPVFFTDHHYGLPAAGIEGVKISNKELIDRVDPETVRRSVDQEQIEQCRDACREFVPELAQGDVVQTKVCLYDMTENSDFVIDRDPDHQNVVYGYGFSGHGFKFAPLIGKLLAELVLDRDAGFDLSRFSAQRSQRKPRLTSGQLGKGE from the coding sequence ATGCAGCTAGAAACTGATGTTTGCATTGTTGGTGGAGGAGTCATGGGTGCGGCTACCGCATACGCAATCAGCCGGATAACAAAGGATAGGATTCTACTGCTAGATCGATACGGTGTAGGAAACGACTATTGCAGCTCCAACGATGTCAACAGGGTTTTCCGTTACGCATACGGAAATGACCAATACTACACAAAAATGGCAGTTGAAAGCCTGAGACTGTGGAATGACCTCGAAAAGGAAACCGGTCATGAGTTGCTCATTCCTACTGGTTTGCTAATGTTGGAGGGAAACGATGAACAGGCCAACAAGTTCGATGAATCCAGCTTCAGAATGCTGACCAAACAAGGGCTTGGCGCCCACATCTACGAGGGACCTGAGCTGAAGAGGCACTTTCCTCAGTTCCAAGCCGAGAGGGCAATCTTCGACCCTCACGGAGGAGTTCTCTTAGCGTCGAAAAGTCTAGAGACCTTCACCTCCGAAGCTGTCAGCCATGGAGTGAAGATTCTGGAAAAGCGTGTCACCATGTTTCGGGACAAATCCGGCCTGGAAATAGAGACGTCAGAAGGACAAACAATCCGAGCCAAGAAGTTAGTCGTGACAGTCGGACCATGGACTAGGAGTTTTCTTAGAGATGAGCTCACAGGGGTCACTCCGACAAGACAACAACTCATCTATCTCAAGCCGTTTCGCGGTCTAGAGAGATTCCGGCCGTCCTCTTGCCCAGTTTTTTTCACAGATCATCATTATGGTCTTCCAGCCGCCGGCATAGAAGGGGTCAAGATTTCTAACAAAGAACTCATCGACCGCGTCGATCCTGAAACAGTCAGAAGATCGGTTGACCAAGAACAAATAGAACAGTGCAGGGATGCCTGCCGAGAATTTGTCCCCGAACTAGCCCAAGGAGACGTGGTCCAGACAAAAGTGTGCCTCTATGATATGACCGAGAATTCTGACTTCGTAATAGACAGGGACCCTGATCATCAGAACGTCGTCTACGGGTACGGCTTCTCAGGACACGGATTCAAGTTCGCGCCTCTCATCGGTAAGCTGTTGGCAGAGCTCGTTCTAGACCGAGACGCCGGCTTCGACCTTTCTCGATTCTCGGCTCAAAGATCGCAGAGAAAGCCGCGGCTGACAAGTGGTCAGCTAGGCAAAGGCGAGTAG
- a CDS encoding DUF1428 family protein produces the protein MVYCSVFLYRVPKRKAEAFVQALKPIMKLFLESGALSEELLQPKEMEGKFGSMSLPPAIGMSEEEDLWVEIARFKDVSHMKDVHATVAKNPHLEKLHSRFDLLITGKHVYHAEFESVQQK, from the coding sequence ATGGTCTACTGCTCCGTCTTTCTCTATCGGGTCCCGAAGAGGAAAGCGGAGGCTTTCGTCCAGGCCTTGAAACCGATAATGAAATTGTTCCTGGAATCAGGCGCACTCTCCGAGGAGCTTCTTCAACCGAAGGAGATGGAGGGAAAGTTTGGATCGATGAGTCTTCCCCCCGCCATTGGAATGTCCGAGGAAGAAGATCTTTGGGTCGAGATCGCTCGTTTCAAAGACGTTTCCCACATGAAGGACGTCCATGCAACCGTGGCCAAGAATCCTCACCTCGAAAAGCTCCATTCTCGGTTCGACCTGCTCATAACCGGAAAACACGTGTATCATGCAGAGTTCGAGTCGGTCCAACAAAAATAG